In Leptospiraceae bacterium, a genomic segment contains:
- a CDS encoding PAS domain-containing protein — MDLDYNSLSKEEVWNLLLENEKKLKSLEKEMRSLIDGNEKNKLFIQRVVDTVPAIVYVSDINTHKNIYVNRSIFRSLGYDRNFIEDTPGFFFSILHIEDITKIKQHIASYSHLADGVSITIEYRLKNNAGKYIWFREIDTIFSRDPDGKPKEILGNIQDISEYKYAEKLKEANKTILLRNRLIEEQKEELQHTIKRLQNTRDKLIQTEKMASLGQLIAGIAHEINNPIGAILASNQLSENCLEKIQNIFPDLLPVIYSLSEQELRKVNELIEDGYKSNEHFSGSIYRKRKKELTEELNSMGLENAFIIADTMVDFGISEAIKKYPEVFLHPQASTLIDFILLQINLKRNTRTIQIAVDRASKILYALKNFSRFETSTEKKLVQLHENIETVLTLYYNYIKKGIEVIKDYEELPMLYCFPDDLLQVWTNLVHNAIQAMKFKGCIHIRIHREAEYVIVGIKDNGPGIPENIQGKIFDPFFTTKEQGEGSGLGLGIVQRILEKHSGKIEFESNSNGTTFYVFLPAEFIQTEA; from the coding sequence ATGGATTTGGATTATAACAGCTTATCTAAAGAAGAAGTATGGAACTTGCTTTTAGAAAATGAGAAAAAATTAAAATCTCTAGAAAAGGAAATGAGGTCCCTAATTGATGGTAATGAGAAGAATAAGTTATTCATACAAAGAGTTGTAGATACGGTACCTGCAATTGTATATGTAAGTGATATTAACACACATAAAAATATATATGTGAACCGGAGTATTTTTAGATCTTTAGGTTATGATAGAAATTTCATCGAAGATACGCCAGGATTTTTTTTTAGTATTCTGCATATTGAAGATATTACTAAAATTAAACAGCATATTGCATCCTATAGTCATTTAGCAGATGGTGTATCGATTACGATTGAATATAGACTGAAGAATAATGCTGGTAAATATATATGGTTTCGGGAAATTGATACTATTTTTTCGAGGGATCCTGATGGAAAGCCAAAAGAAATATTAGGAAATATACAGGACATTAGTGAATACAAATATGCTGAAAAGTTAAAGGAAGCCAATAAAACAATATTACTTAGGAATCGTTTGATTGAGGAACAAAAAGAAGAGTTACAACATACAATAAAACGCTTACAGAATACTCGTGATAAGTTAATTCAAACAGAAAAAATGGCATCCCTGGGGCAGTTAATTGCAGGGATTGCACATGAAATAAATAATCCTATCGGTGCCATTTTGGCATCCAATCAACTCAGCGAAAATTGTCTGGAGAAAATTCAAAACATTTTTCCCGATCTGCTCCCTGTGATTTATAGTCTCTCAGAACAAGAACTTCGGAAAGTAAATGAACTAATTGAAGATGGCTATAAGAGTAATGAACATTTTAGTGGATCCATATATAGGAAACGGAAAAAAGAATTAACAGAAGAATTAAATTCTATGGGCCTTGAAAACGCCTTTATCATCGCAGATACAATGGTAGATTTCGGTATATCCGAAGCTATAAAAAAATATCCTGAAGTTTTTTTACATCCACAAGCATCTACATTAATTGATTTTATTCTTTTACAGATAAATTTAAAAAGAAATACAAGAACAATCCAGATTGCTGTTGATAGGGCTTCCAAGATACTCTATGCCTTAAAGAACTTTTCACGCTTTGAAACTTCTACGGAGAAAAAGTTGGTTCAACTCCATGAAAATATTGAAACCGTTTTAACGTTGTATTACAATTATATAAAAAAGGGAATTGAGGTTATAAAAGACTATGAAGAACTTCCTATGCTATATTGTTTTCCGGATGATTTGCTCCAGGTATGGACTAATCTGGTTCATAATGCAATTCAAGCGATGAAATTTAAAGGTTGTATCCATATTCGTATACACAGAGAAGCCGAATATGTTATTGTAGGAATTAAGGACAATGGACCCGGTATTCCGGAGAATATACAGGGAAAAATTTTCGATCCTTTTTTTACAACTAAGGAACAGGGAGAAGGGAGTGGCCTCGGCCTCGGGATTGTTCAGAGAATTCTTGAGAAACACAGTGGTAAAATAGAATTTGAATCCAATTCAAATGGAACCACATTTTATGTATTTTTACCGGCAGAATTTATTCAAACTGAAGCGTAG
- a CDS encoding response regulator, protein MILVVDDSEFMRETVTAALSIFNYEAMSASDGLDALKKYESGEFELIITDINMPELDGIGLIKEIRKKNQDIPIIVLTTESEDDIKTEALEIGADGWLVKPFQPPQLLSMIRELL, encoded by the coding sequence ATGATCCTGGTTGTTGACGATTCTGAATTTATGCGAGAAACTGTTACTGCAGCTCTGTCTATTTTTAATTATGAAGCCATGTCGGCAAGCGATGGTCTGGATGCACTTAAAAAATATGAGAGCGGAGAATTTGAATTAATTATTACCGACATTAATATGCCTGAATTAGATGGAATCGGTCTAATAAAGGAAATCCGTAAAAAAAATCAGGATATACCCATTATAGTCCTAACTACAGAATCAGAAGATGATATTAAAACAGAAGCTTTAGAGATAGGCGCCGATGGTTGGCTCGTCAAACCCTTCCAACCTCCTCAACTACTTTCTATGATTCGGGAACTCCTTTAA
- a CDS encoding chemotaxis protein CheW yields the protein MKKNKKMQIVYWKIDDRYYGAEIKYCIETQKNIEILKIPYAQSYISGVANFRGDVITVLELPTLIYKKKIQGRIRDVVIRFQHEDKSIAISSDTLPEVMAIEKENLKDAEDYLDSLELEYISKVFDIKEGMVMILNIPNLWLVK from the coding sequence ATGAAAAAAAATAAAAAAATGCAGATCGTATACTGGAAAATTGATGATCGATACTATGGTGCTGAAATTAAGTATTGTATAGAGACGCAAAAAAATATTGAAATATTAAAAATACCATATGCACAAAGCTACATTTCCGGTGTTGCTAATTTTCGAGGAGATGTTATTACGGTGCTTGAACTTCCGACGCTCATTTACAAAAAAAAAATACAGGGAAGAATAAGGGATGTAGTGATTCGGTTTCAACATGAAGATAAATCTATTGCAATAAGCTCAGATACCCTTCCGGAAGTAATGGCAATAGAAAAAGAAAATTTAAAAGATGCTGAAGATTATCTTGACTCTTTAGAGTTAGAATATATCTCAAAAGTATTTGATATCAAAGAAGGCATGGTTATGATTCTGAATATTCCAAATTTATGGCTTGTAAAATGA
- a CDS encoding replication-associated recombination protein A: MDESLFQNNISPLAARLRPTQFSEVIGQTGAIHLLQNLYKPTSLLLYGPPGSGKTTLALLLSKKWNIPHVHLSAISSGVKEIKELIQKAKKTGSIALFLDEIHRFSSSQQDSLLDAVEKGEIILIGASTENPAFRINRPLLSRMRIYKLEALNKEALNQIFDRGLKDLSLSVKFESEVRDYLISLAGGDARKLLGLLEAVAESCSEEDKNISLFSIKEKLSSKVLIYDRSGENHYDFISAFIKSIRGSDPDAALYYLACMLEGGEDPVFIMRRMVILASEDIGNASLYALPLATSALNAVERIGMPEARIIMAHVCTYLASCPKSNSAYNGIEKALAYVRKNGPSITIPLHLRNAPTFLHKKEGAGKDYRYPHEYPNHFIEESYFPEELKEESPQFYYPSDLGGEKKLKEWLHFLWKDKKEYL, encoded by the coding sequence ATGGATGAAAGTCTTTTTCAAAATAATATCAGTCCTTTAGCTGCAAGGCTACGCCCGACACAATTTTCAGAAGTAATCGGACAAACCGGGGCCATTCACTTATTACAAAACCTCTACAAACCCACTTCTTTACTCCTATACGGCCCTCCCGGAAGCGGAAAAACCACTCTTGCTTTACTTCTAAGCAAAAAATGGAACATACCCCATGTTCATCTGAGTGCGATTTCCTCCGGGGTCAAGGAAATCAAAGAGCTTATCCAAAAAGCCAAAAAGACAGGCAGCATTGCCCTTTTTCTGGATGAAATACATCGCTTTTCCAGTTCCCAACAGGACAGCCTCCTCGATGCAGTAGAAAAAGGGGAAATCATATTGATCGGGGCAAGCACCGAAAATCCGGCTTTCCGTATTAATCGTCCTCTCCTATCCAGGATGAGAATTTATAAACTCGAAGCCCTGAACAAAGAAGCACTAAACCAAATTTTTGATAGAGGTCTAAAAGACTTATCTTTATCAGTCAAATTTGAATCGGAAGTCAGAGATTATTTGATTAGTTTAGCAGGAGGTGATGCCAGAAAACTTCTGGGGCTTTTAGAAGCCGTAGCTGAAAGCTGTTCCGAAGAGGATAAAAACATTTCTCTCTTTTCGATAAAAGAAAAGCTATCTTCCAAAGTATTAATCTATGATAGAAGTGGTGAAAATCATTATGACTTCATTTCCGCATTTATAAAATCCATTCGGGGAAGTGATCCGGACGCAGCCCTATATTATCTCGCCTGCATGTTAGAAGGCGGAGAAGACCCTGTTTTCATCATGAGAAGAATGGTAATCCTTGCCAGTGAAGATATTGGGAATGCATCTCTTTATGCTCTTCCTCTGGCCACATCGGCACTTAATGCTGTAGAAAGAATCGGAATGCCGGAAGCAAGAATTATTATGGCACATGTTTGCACCTACTTAGCGTCCTGCCCCAAGTCCAATTCGGCATATAATGGAATTGAAAAAGCACTTGCTTATGTTAGAAAAAATGGTCCTTCCATTACCATCCCCCTTCATCTCCGAAACGCTCCCACCTTTCTTCATAAAAAAGAAGGTGCCGGAAAAGACTATAGGTATCCCCATGAATATCCCAATCACTTTATAGAAGAATCTTATTTCCCGGAAGAGCTGAAAGAAGAGTCTCCTCAATTTTATTATCCTTCGGATCTTGGAGGAGAGAAGAAATTAAAAGAATGGTTACATTTTTTATGGAAAGATAAAAAAGAATATTTATAA
- a CDS encoding response regulator encodes MLNKKEIDILIVDNDETILKNYKAFLEKENYRVDTASSISQASLIIIETEPHVVIIDAENIGIGNNFLRSLQKIDIHSQVIINSNSISKDIQYKLQTGLCYACVVKQNMVSEELLQYIKQAEELYLKVKNISRELNERDQPYKKDIDWIIWQLRKKQDSQYIMGIAILETLVHTVFQGMGLGSTISVLDLIHMSKQEDGQNTIIKTNLMNLLLKNSDPMRNIKSNLDNLIHYLKCEYDKEIVTAADIENIIDESLKKTDCFRAIKEQNVVRSRISFPDTLISNKKFLGVCFRELFTNSYKYSPPNSKILLTQGYSDIGLSIILINSIQKLSKGISGIPKEYENQVFEPFFRINKIYDERFNLEELGFGVGLAILKKGFSSLGGKIYIYEAMDHISSFEPQRIIITEIIFRRTEK; translated from the coding sequence ATGCTGAATAAAAAAGAAATAGACATTCTGATAGTAGACAACGATGAAACCATTTTAAAAAACTATAAAGCCTTTCTGGAAAAAGAAAACTACAGAGTCGATACGGCAAGTAGTATTTCTCAAGCCAGTCTGATTATCATTGAAACCGAACCTCATGTAGTCATTATTGATGCTGAAAATATCGGGATAGGAAACAATTTTCTCCGCTCCCTTCAAAAAATAGATATACATTCCCAGGTGATCATCAACTCTAATAGTATATCCAAAGATATTCAGTACAAACTTCAAACCGGTCTATGTTATGCCTGTGTAGTGAAACAAAATATGGTATCAGAAGAGTTGTTACAATATATCAAGCAGGCAGAGGAACTTTATCTCAAAGTTAAAAATATTTCAAGGGAACTAAATGAGAGAGATCAACCTTACAAGAAAGATATAGATTGGATTATCTGGCAATTAAGAAAAAAGCAGGATTCTCAGTATATCATGGGAATAGCCATTTTAGAAACTCTCGTCCATACTGTGTTTCAGGGTATGGGACTGGGTTCAACAATTTCTGTTTTAGACCTTATTCATATGAGTAAACAGGAGGATGGACAAAATACAATTATCAAAACCAATTTGATGAATCTCTTATTGAAAAACTCAGATCCTATGAGAAATATCAAAAGTAACCTTGATAATTTAATTCATTATTTAAAGTGTGAATATGATAAAGAAATAGTCACGGCTGCTGATATTGAGAATATAATTGATGAATCTCTCAAGAAAACAGATTGTTTCAGGGCAATAAAAGAGCAAAATGTGGTTCGAAGTCGAATCAGTTTCCCGGACACTCTTATTTCCAATAAGAAATTTTTAGGTGTATGCTTTAGGGAATTATTCACAAACAGTTATAAATACTCGCCACCTAATTCCAAGATTTTATTGACCCAGGGTTATTCTGATATAGGTCTATCGATTATTCTGATTAATTCGATTCAAAAATTATCCAAGGGTATTAGCGGAATTCCAAAAGAATATGAAAACCAGGTTTTTGAACCTTTTTTTAGAATTAACAAAATTTATGACGAGCGATTTAACTTAGAAGAGCTGGGCTTTGGTGTTGGATTGGCTATTTTAAAAAAGGGTTTTAGTTCTCTCGGAGGAAAGATATACATATACGAAGCAATGGATCATATTTCTTCATTTGAGCCTCAAAGAATCATTATTACCGAAATTATATTTCGGAGGACGGAAAAATAA